The sequence TTGATATTATTTCTTTTTTATTTGTCCAAGAATCTTGCCATGGTCTTGATTCATGTGTATAATCCACTATTTGACCAATTGACACTACAGATAATTTTGACATTGAATTGTCTATAAATGTTCGTATATCTTCCCTTATATCTAGAGTATTTCCTTGGAACCCTGTTAACATTCTTATTGTTTCTATATTATCTTTTGTTATCTTTTTACTTCCATTATACTTGAATATATCATATACATCTCTTATTACTGGTCCATAT comes from Sebaldella sp. S0638 and encodes:
- a CDS encoding Panacea domain-containing protein, whose translation is MITRELENICTYIITKYGASNLEINKYLYMLQAAYMKDHDGKPLFLDDFEAWAYGPVIRDVYDIFKYNGSKKITKDNIETIRMLTGFQGNTLDIREDIRTFIDNSMSKLSVVSIGQIVDYTHESRPWQDSWTNKKEIISREEIFRYHSEKGVEFI